A single Ziziphus jujuba cultivar Dongzao chromosome 11, ASM3175591v1 DNA region contains:
- the LOC107433645 gene encoding DExH-box ATP-dependent RNA helicase DExH1 isoform X2 — protein MSAETETRIGNLLNSSQSQGVSSNDASGASGQGVKQLSADKNITKLVTTLEIDSTKEKLNIELKEKQEKMKTSDSLKAMRLFREKLPANKMKLEFLRAVAENQVVVVSGETGCGKTTQLPQFILEEEISSLRGADCNIICTQPRRISAISVAARISSERGESLGETVGYQIRLESKRSAQTRLLFCTTGVLLRQLVEDPKLSGVSHLLVDEIHERGMNEDFLLIIIRDLLPHRPDLRIILMSATINADLFSKYFGNAPTIHIPGLAFPVTEFFLEDVLEKTWYSIKSEFENFNGSSGRRRRQQDSKKDPLTLSFEDIDIDSHYRTYSMATRKSLEAWSGSLLDLGLVESTIEYICRHESDGAILVFLTGWDDISKLLDKFKVNRFLGDSSKFLVLPLHGSMPTIDQREIFDRPPPNKRKIVLATNIAESSITIDDVVYVIDCGKAKETSYDALNKLACLLPSWISKASAHQRRGRAGRVQPGVCYRLYPKLIHDGMLQYQLPEILRTPLQELCLHIKSLQLGSVGSFLAKALQPPDSVAVQNAIELLKTIGALDDMEELTPLGRHLCTLPLDPNIGKMLLMGSIFQCLNPALTIAAALAHRDPFVLPINRKEDADAAKRSFASDSCSDHIALLKAFEGWKDAKRNGQDRSFCWDNFLSPVTLQMMDDMRMQFLDLLSDIGFVDKSMGASAYNQYSHDLEMVCAILCAGLYPNVVQCKKRGKRTAFFTKEVGKVDIHPASVNAGVHLFPLPYMVYSEKVKTTSIFIRDSTNISDYALLLFGGNLIPSKTGEGIEMLGGYLHFSAPKTTIELIRKLRGELDRLFKKKIEEPRLDISKEGKGVVAAVVELLHSQHVHY, from the exons ATGTCTGCAGAAACTGAAACTCGAATTGGAAATCTTTTGAATAGCTCACAGTCACAAGGAGTATCTTCGAATGATGCTTCAGGGGCATCTGGTCAGGGAGTTAAACAACTTTCTgctgataaaaatataacaaaacttGTCACCACGTTGGAGATTGATTCTACCAAGGAGAAACTTAATATTGAACTTAAGGAGAAACAGGAAAAAATGAAG ACAAGTGATAGTTTAAAGGCAATGCGGTTGTTTCGAGAAAAACTTCCTGCGAACAAAATGAAGCTTGAGTTTCTGAGAGCTGTTGCAGAAAATCAG GTAGTAGTAGTTTCAGGAGAGACAGGTTGTGGCAAGACAACCCAGCTCCCTCAATTTATTCTAGAAGAGGAGATATCTAGTCTGCGTGGTGCCGATTGTAACATAATATGCACACAACCTCGCCGTATATCTGCTATTTCTGTTGCAGCTCGTATATCCTCAGAAAGAGGAGAGAGTCTTGGTGAAACTGTTGGTTATCAGATCCGCTTGGAATCAAAGCGCTCAGCTCAAACACGACTCCTGTTTTGTACCACTGGAGTATTACTTCGTCAATTG GTTGAGGACCCGAAATTAAGTGGTGTAAGCCACTTGCTAGTTGATGAAATCCATGAAAGAGGCATGAATGAGgactttttattaataattatccgTGACCTTCTTCCACATCGTCCAGATTTACGCATTATTCTAATGAGCGCTACCATTAATGCTGACTTGTTCTCTAAATACTTTGGAAATGCTCCAACTATACATATACCG GGATTGGCTTTTCCTGTAACAGAGTTTTTTCTAGAAGACGTTCTGGAGAAAACTTGGTATAGTATCAAGTCAGAGTTTGAAAACTTTAATGGGAGTTCTGGAAGGAGAAGGAGACAACAAGATTCTAAGAAGGATCCTTTAACCTTATCATTTGAG GACATTGATATTGATTCTCACTACAGAACTTACAGCATGGCTACAAGAAAGTCTCTTGAAGCTTGGTCTGGTTCACTGCTTGATTTGGGTCTG GTAGAGTCAACAATTGAATATATCTGTCGCCATGAAAGTGATGGTGCAATTCTTGTCTTCTTAACGGGTTGGGATGACATTTCTAAGCTACTTGACAAATTTAAGGTAAACAGATTTCTTGGAGACTCCAGCAAGTTCTTGGTTCTTCCCCTACATGGATCAATGCCTACCATTGACCAACGTGAAATATTTGATCGTCCACCCCCCAACAAGAG AAAAATTGTGCTGGCCACAAACATTGCTGAGAGTAGTATTACCATAGATGATGTTGTCTACGTCATAGACTGTGGAAAAGCAAAGGAAACTAGTTACGATGCTCTCAACAAGCTGGCTTGTCTCCTACCATCATGGATATCAAAGGCTTCAGCACATCAG AGACGAGGTCGTGCTGGCCGTGTGCAACCTGGGGTTTGTTATAGGTTGTATCCAAAGTTGATCCACGACGGGATGCTTCAGTATCAATTACCTGAAATTCTTCGAACACCTCTGCAAGAGCTATGCCTCCATATTAAAAGTTTGCAGCTTGGAAGTGTTGGATCATTTTTGGCCAAGGCACTTCAGCCCCCAGATTCCGTTGCTGTTCAGAATGCAATTGAACTGCTCAAGACTATTGGAGCTTTAGATGATATGGAGGAGCTTACTCCACTTG GTCGCCACCTTTGCACTCTCCCATTGGACCCAAACATTGGGAAGATGCTACTAATGGGGTCTATCTTTCAGTGCCTTAATCCTGCGTTAACAATTGCTGCTGCTCTTGCTCATCGTGATCCATTTGTCCTACCTATAAACCGGAAAGAGGATGCTGATGCTGCCAAAAGGTCCTTTGCCAGTGATTCTTGCAG TGATCACATAGCACTTCTCAAAGCTTTTGAAGGATGGAAGGATGCAAAACGTAATGGTCAGGATAGATCATTCTGTTGGGATAACTTCTTATCGCCAGTAACTTTGCAGATGATGGACGATATGAGAATGCAGTTTCTGGATCTGTTATCGGATATTGGCTTTGTAGACAAATCTATGGGTGCTAGT GCTTACAATCAGTACAGCCATGATTTGGAGATGGTATGTGCAATCCTTTGTGCTGGTCTCTACCCAAATGTTGTGCAGTGCAAAAAAAGAGGAAAGCGGACGGCATTTTTCACTAAAGAAGTAGGGAAGGTTGATATACATCCTGCGTCTGTAAATGCTGGGGTTCATCTCTTCCCTCTGCCATACATGGTTTATAGTGAAAAAGTGAAGACAACCAGCATTTTCATCCGAGACTCTACAAACATATCAGATTATGCTCTACTTTTGTTTGGTGGTAATCTCATACCTAGCAAAACTGGGGAGGGCATAGAAATGCTTGGAGGTTACCTTCATTTCTCAGCCCCGAAGACAACTATAGAGTTGATACGG AAATTGCGTGGGGAACTTGATAGGCTTTTCAAGAAGAAGATTGAGGAACCCAGACTGGACATCTCTAAGGAAGGAAAGGGTGTCGTCGCTGCTGTTGTTGAGTTATTGCACAGCCAACACGTGCATtactaa
- the LOC107433645 gene encoding DExH-box ATP-dependent RNA helicase DExH1 isoform X1, producing the protein MMSVRLLATDFCSSLPKHLVLFPSRLSSFKRQISTSVMSYRPNYRGGRGVGGSGRPGGRGGGGRRGGGPGGRGGGGQRWWDPAWRAERLRQMAAEVEPFDENEWWVKMEQMKRGGEQEIVIKRNFSRSDQQTLSHMARQLELYFHAYNKGKTLVVSKVPLPDYRADLDDLHGSTQKEIRMSAETETRIGNLLNSSQSQGVSSNDASGASGQGVKQLSADKNITKLVTTLEIDSTKEKLNIELKEKQEKMKTSDSLKAMRLFREKLPANKMKLEFLRAVAENQVVVVSGETGCGKTTQLPQFILEEEISSLRGADCNIICTQPRRISAISVAARISSERGESLGETVGYQIRLESKRSAQTRLLFCTTGVLLRQLVEDPKLSGVSHLLVDEIHERGMNEDFLLIIIRDLLPHRPDLRIILMSATINADLFSKYFGNAPTIHIPGLAFPVTEFFLEDVLEKTWYSIKSEFENFNGSSGRRRRQQDSKKDPLTLSFEDIDIDSHYRTYSMATRKSLEAWSGSLLDLGLVESTIEYICRHESDGAILVFLTGWDDISKLLDKFKVNRFLGDSSKFLVLPLHGSMPTIDQREIFDRPPPNKRKIVLATNIAESSITIDDVVYVIDCGKAKETSYDALNKLACLLPSWISKASAHQRRGRAGRVQPGVCYRLYPKLIHDGMLQYQLPEILRTPLQELCLHIKSLQLGSVGSFLAKALQPPDSVAVQNAIELLKTIGALDDMEELTPLGRHLCTLPLDPNIGKMLLMGSIFQCLNPALTIAAALAHRDPFVLPINRKEDADAAKRSFASDSCSDHIALLKAFEGWKDAKRNGQDRSFCWDNFLSPVTLQMMDDMRMQFLDLLSDIGFVDKSMGASAYNQYSHDLEMVCAILCAGLYPNVVQCKKRGKRTAFFTKEVGKVDIHPASVNAGVHLFPLPYMVYSEKVKTTSIFIRDSTNISDYALLLFGGNLIPSKTGEGIEMLGGYLHFSAPKTTIELIRKLRGELDRLFKKKIEEPRLDISKEGKGVVAAVVELLHSQHVHY; encoded by the exons atgatgtcAGTGCGCTTGCTAGCCACTGACTTCTGCTCGTCTCTTCCCAAACACCTTGTTCTTTTCCCTTCGCGACTCTCTTCGTTTAAGCGTCAGATCTCTACCTCTGTCATGTCTTACAGACCAAACTACCGAGGTGGCCGCGGCGTTGGTGGTAGTGGCCGTCCAGGTGGTCGCGGCGGAGGAGGCCGTCGTGGTGGTGGTCCTGGAGGTCGCGGCGGTGGTGGCCAGCGGTGGTGGGACCCTGCTTGGCGAGCTGAGAGATTGAGACAAATGGCTGCCGAG gtgGAGCCTTTCGATGAAAATGAATGGTGGGTTAAGATGGAGCAGATGAAAAGAGGTGGAGAACAGGAAATAGTAATTAAACGTAATTTTAGTCGCTCAGACCAGCAAACCCTATCTCACATGGCTCGTCAACTGGAGCTTTACTT CCATGCATATAACAAAGGGAAGACTCTTGTGGTCAGCAAAGTTCCATTACCAGATTACCGGGCTGATCTTGATGATCTTCATGGCTCTACACAGAAAGAA ATTCGAATGTCTGCAGAAACTGAAACTCGAATTGGAAATCTTTTGAATAGCTCACAGTCACAAGGAGTATCTTCGAATGATGCTTCAGGGGCATCTGGTCAGGGAGTTAAACAACTTTCTgctgataaaaatataacaaaacttGTCACCACGTTGGAGATTGATTCTACCAAGGAGAAACTTAATATTGAACTTAAGGAGAAACAGGAAAAAATGAAG ACAAGTGATAGTTTAAAGGCAATGCGGTTGTTTCGAGAAAAACTTCCTGCGAACAAAATGAAGCTTGAGTTTCTGAGAGCTGTTGCAGAAAATCAG GTAGTAGTAGTTTCAGGAGAGACAGGTTGTGGCAAGACAACCCAGCTCCCTCAATTTATTCTAGAAGAGGAGATATCTAGTCTGCGTGGTGCCGATTGTAACATAATATGCACACAACCTCGCCGTATATCTGCTATTTCTGTTGCAGCTCGTATATCCTCAGAAAGAGGAGAGAGTCTTGGTGAAACTGTTGGTTATCAGATCCGCTTGGAATCAAAGCGCTCAGCTCAAACACGACTCCTGTTTTGTACCACTGGAGTATTACTTCGTCAATTG GTTGAGGACCCGAAATTAAGTGGTGTAAGCCACTTGCTAGTTGATGAAATCCATGAAAGAGGCATGAATGAGgactttttattaataattatccgTGACCTTCTTCCACATCGTCCAGATTTACGCATTATTCTAATGAGCGCTACCATTAATGCTGACTTGTTCTCTAAATACTTTGGAAATGCTCCAACTATACATATACCG GGATTGGCTTTTCCTGTAACAGAGTTTTTTCTAGAAGACGTTCTGGAGAAAACTTGGTATAGTATCAAGTCAGAGTTTGAAAACTTTAATGGGAGTTCTGGAAGGAGAAGGAGACAACAAGATTCTAAGAAGGATCCTTTAACCTTATCATTTGAG GACATTGATATTGATTCTCACTACAGAACTTACAGCATGGCTACAAGAAAGTCTCTTGAAGCTTGGTCTGGTTCACTGCTTGATTTGGGTCTG GTAGAGTCAACAATTGAATATATCTGTCGCCATGAAAGTGATGGTGCAATTCTTGTCTTCTTAACGGGTTGGGATGACATTTCTAAGCTACTTGACAAATTTAAGGTAAACAGATTTCTTGGAGACTCCAGCAAGTTCTTGGTTCTTCCCCTACATGGATCAATGCCTACCATTGACCAACGTGAAATATTTGATCGTCCACCCCCCAACAAGAG AAAAATTGTGCTGGCCACAAACATTGCTGAGAGTAGTATTACCATAGATGATGTTGTCTACGTCATAGACTGTGGAAAAGCAAAGGAAACTAGTTACGATGCTCTCAACAAGCTGGCTTGTCTCCTACCATCATGGATATCAAAGGCTTCAGCACATCAG AGACGAGGTCGTGCTGGCCGTGTGCAACCTGGGGTTTGTTATAGGTTGTATCCAAAGTTGATCCACGACGGGATGCTTCAGTATCAATTACCTGAAATTCTTCGAACACCTCTGCAAGAGCTATGCCTCCATATTAAAAGTTTGCAGCTTGGAAGTGTTGGATCATTTTTGGCCAAGGCACTTCAGCCCCCAGATTCCGTTGCTGTTCAGAATGCAATTGAACTGCTCAAGACTATTGGAGCTTTAGATGATATGGAGGAGCTTACTCCACTTG GTCGCCACCTTTGCACTCTCCCATTGGACCCAAACATTGGGAAGATGCTACTAATGGGGTCTATCTTTCAGTGCCTTAATCCTGCGTTAACAATTGCTGCTGCTCTTGCTCATCGTGATCCATTTGTCCTACCTATAAACCGGAAAGAGGATGCTGATGCTGCCAAAAGGTCCTTTGCCAGTGATTCTTGCAG TGATCACATAGCACTTCTCAAAGCTTTTGAAGGATGGAAGGATGCAAAACGTAATGGTCAGGATAGATCATTCTGTTGGGATAACTTCTTATCGCCAGTAACTTTGCAGATGATGGACGATATGAGAATGCAGTTTCTGGATCTGTTATCGGATATTGGCTTTGTAGACAAATCTATGGGTGCTAGT GCTTACAATCAGTACAGCCATGATTTGGAGATGGTATGTGCAATCCTTTGTGCTGGTCTCTACCCAAATGTTGTGCAGTGCAAAAAAAGAGGAAAGCGGACGGCATTTTTCACTAAAGAAGTAGGGAAGGTTGATATACATCCTGCGTCTGTAAATGCTGGGGTTCATCTCTTCCCTCTGCCATACATGGTTTATAGTGAAAAAGTGAAGACAACCAGCATTTTCATCCGAGACTCTACAAACATATCAGATTATGCTCTACTTTTGTTTGGTGGTAATCTCATACCTAGCAAAACTGGGGAGGGCATAGAAATGCTTGGAGGTTACCTTCATTTCTCAGCCCCGAAGACAACTATAGAGTTGATACGG AAATTGCGTGGGGAACTTGATAGGCTTTTCAAGAAGAAGATTGAGGAACCCAGACTGGACATCTCTAAGGAAGGAAAGGGTGTCGTCGCTGCTGTTGTTGAGTTATTGCACAGCCAACACGTGCATtactaa